In Glycine max cultivar Williams 82 chromosome 10, Glycine_max_v4.0, whole genome shotgun sequence, the DNA window AATGTTTAGTTACTTATTATTTGTATTAGATGTAGATGACGTGGTTAATGCTATATAAACCCATGTTTTTGCCAAATTTAGAATGTTTAACccaattagtttttatatgCATAATTAACCAATATTACCAGTAGTCTTAATGACACATAACCTATCAAATTACCAAAACCTTAGAGCATTTGCATCAGTATAGTCATCATAATTAAGGTCATACAGTATCGGATAAGATTTAagaattttaacaatttttctcTCCAACGGGTGCAATATTCTCCTTAATTATGAAGTTAAAATGAGACCCACAATTATCTCATAACTAGCAATTGTTCTTATAAAGTTGCACGAGAACTTCTTTTGactttaagaaatttttaaCAATTGACATATCAATTATTCCAATCATAAAGTTGCACGAGAACTTGTTTTTGACTTTAAGAATCTCATAAGCAAATTTTGATGCTCTTATAttattatagtaattaataagTGAATGACCATATATACATATACCCCATGTTATGACTAACATTTGAAATCCAAATGTGAGAGGGAGATGCAggttattaaaaacaaattacattAACAAGAAATGAACAGGTAATgattatataagtaaaataatttataaacttaatgctttatgatttgaaattaaaacttGGTGTTAAGCTAATTGGGGGTGACTTGTGAAGTTCATTGAATCTAAACCATTTTAGTGTTTTACATTTTCCAAAATATAAGCCATATGTACTCAATTGAAAAGAACAGATAGGAAAATGAAAACGTCAAAAGGAGTAGGAAAACAATTCATAAAAAGAGGAACTGATGTCCCTTTTGTATTGAAGTGacaaaactgtttttttttcttctcctttcacTCATTTATAGTTGTCACGTGATTAGTTAATATTCATCATTTTGGTTAAAGAGGGGGCAGAAACCCCAACTAAGCAGCTATTCTACATGAAAAGGAAGACGTCAACATATGTTCCTAGACTTGATTGGTTAAATTCAACTTCATAAGATTCTTGTAAAGTTCAATTTGTGCTAAAGAGCACTACTcaaaatgtgtatatatatccatctaaatataaataaattatttaaattgaagcCGCTTAATTTGTGCCTTTGTCTGTTGCTTGGAGAGTGAAATAAAGTTTATTCTTTCCATAAGACAAAAGCAATAACGAAAGAGACAAGATAGAAACATTCATGGTTCTTTTTCACTTATCAAGCATATATCCCCTCTAGAATGAAAGACATTCGTTCCATATGAAGTCCACATGGACTTATATTCCGAATGAATATGGTTGCTGAAGAGTGGAGCATCCATTTTTGTGAGTTGTGACCACACTCCAGCGAGAGGGAAATTAATGAACTTTTAAGCATATGCTGGAATCAGGTTCACTGACTGCCACAACTAAGTGCTTCCATAACTGCGTATAGATTCCTTAAACTAGTGTGGAAAAAAGTTGTATAATTGTTTATTCTGACCAAATGATAGCTAATAGAACAGTTGTTATGAAATAGTTTCGGGAAATACATAACTTCTTAATTTCTAGAATCCGTGAGGGAAAAAAGTTGAGCACGTGAGTGAATAAGCCAAGCATtcctttaaaagaataaaaaataagtgaaaatgGCCCATGCAGGTCTCGAACCTGCGACCTTCGCGTTATTAGCACGACgctctaaccaactgagctaataGGCCTATTGATATTTagagttgaaaaattaataaaaccttAAATATTTCGAGAATAAAATGACACATGAAATTTGAAGCCCTTGTAGTGCAGctcctaaaaaataatttctttgactttttttttatctcttgacAGCACCACTCAACCATTCTCATGTAAATTTCTTTCAGTTTCTCATTTTAGATTTATTCTTTCTGTCCTTTGGAGGTTTATATTTAGATTGTCACTGGTTAAATTGGTtagaaaaaatcatattttaatagtTGTCTCGGTCACCTTTGTCATTACCATATTCTGATATTCATCAAGTAATCGCATGTTTAGGTACACCGTTGGAAAACATAAATCACATGAAGCTGTGTTAACATGTTTGGCAATAATAATACCCGAAAGAATAATGATTTTGTATGATGAGGTGATACTTATGGTTATTAAGGTGGTTTGTGGTACGATTAGTGGCACTTGAGAGTGCGATTGTTGATGCCAGAGTGAGGAATAAAACTATATAGTTTCTTATTGTCAACGTAGAACAATTGCACATAAGGAAACATTTGTGCTGTGATATACACGTCAAATTAGAAGTAAAactaatcattttaaattacaCAAAAGGGTATGATAAACTGAAGCATCAAATCTTCTTTcacaattcaccaaaaaaacatCTTCTTTCACAACTTAGTAAAATTTATTTGCAcaagcaaaaaataaattttgcaaaTGAATATGAAACATAAAATGTTTTGTATTTGTAAAAACCTCGTTCATGGGTACAACCGTCTCCGCAGTTCCTCCACAATGCTTACAAGATTACTGCCCTCGAGATCTTTCAGTTGCACTACGCCTTCTTTTACTTCCCGCTCACCAACAAGTACCATCCAAGGGATCCTTGATTTGTTTGCATACTCAAAGTGCTTTTGTTTAAAAAGAATTCTGCTTTCACCCCAGCATCCCACAGTTCACCTGCTAGCTCTGCAACTAGTATTAGGTCATCCTCCATTTCTAATATGCTCACTAGAACTTTTATCTTAGTTGGTCGAGCCATCTaacttaaaaaccaacaaaaatttatatcatgctgtaaagagaaagagaaaacgaATATTGTAAATACTGGCAAGACAGTGGTACCATTCATTCCAACTTTCTAGGCCAGAAAATAACCCGGAAGTTCAAAACTGGATAAGGGAGTataatttttgtgaaaattggaAACGAGAGATcagttttatcaaaatttccacaccaaaacagaaaaattagTTGTAGGTGAAAGTCAGTCAAAACTCTGCTGCAAACATCTCTAGTGATGAGATGCATCCTCCCAGGGTTCAAAAATTGGGCTGGTTCAGATTCATTGTCAAAAAAGGATGAGGTTAAATTCAGCAAAGTGAATCAAATTCAGCTGCAATGTCATTTACATTGATTTCCACAAATGTCTACTCATCCAACGCATAAGGAAAATTATCTAATATCTACCCTGTATGCAAATAGTATTTTCTATTTTGAGCCTTTTATTACTAAATAGTCAAAAAGCATGGTAACTTCACTAAATTTTGTAGCAAAATTGGAGTTGAGATGGGATCTGATATCCAGAAAAATCAAtgaaagttttttgttttgacaTAAACAACTAACATAGTTATCAAGCATTATGATCACCTGGTTCTGATCCTTCTGACGTTGCTCCATTATTTCAAAAACTCTCTCTATTCCCAGACTTACACCAATCGTTGTAACTTTCTTTGAACCAAACATCTCCATCAGGTTATCATATCGGCCGCCAGAAGCAAttgaaccaaacatcactaaAGTTATAAGCAGaagattttgataaaaaaaaccatgAAAATGAAACATATAGAAAAGAGTATATGCACAAATATGTCTATCAAAGAGGTAAGTCACTTTCAAGATTCATGGATTTCAATATACTTTCATATATCATCCATAGGTTTCTTGAAtcagaattaaatttaattataaatggtATTGCAGGGACTGAAAGGGGTTATTTTACGTATACGGACTAAAAGGAAAATTTTTTGTAACTATAGAAAcgaaatgagtaattaaatccTGAAAGATATGAGAATTGCCTGAGTATCCCCTTTAGAGACAGCTTCAAATATAATTCCAGTATAATAGTCAAGACCTCGGGCAAGACTCAAGTCAAAAACCACTTTATCAAGACGTTTTGATTTATCCAgaagtttaaataaaatttccagGTTATTCAATGCAGCAATGGAAACATCATCTTTTAAGAAAGCACTGCCGTCTCTAAATTTAGACAACAATGCTAGAGGAGGTCCTTTTTCTTtgacaaaagtttcaattttgtcAGCTGTCTCAGCAGTTAATCCTTTCTCTTCCACTTACATCATGACAGTACAAAACACATCATTAAACATAACATATCACGATTACAAGACAATAACTTTCTGATACTAACAGTAATAGGGAATATTGTTGTCTCAAAAATATTAATCGGTCATACACAGAAAGAAACAACAATCATAAGTCTCAAAGACCTAAGGCAATGCAATGGAATATACTTGCATGGTTCTGCGAACATTTAAATCATGAAAtgcaattcttttttattttatggaaaaATGTAAATTGTAAACACACAATATGCACATGGGTAATCACAGATATCAATCCAAACATATTAGATTTAGATGTATCATGTATGACATCCAGAAGCACTAGCACAAAAGCATACAAATTGACCAAAGTGGGTtccttttagaaatttattcCCAAAAGGGGTTTGTTTTAAAACTTTTCCGGAGGAAATCACTTTTTGGAGGCATTTCGCTAGTTGGCGAATTGGACATGTGGCGAGTGGTGGGGAATTCGCCAGTGGAATTGGCGAGACATTGGCCATGTGGCGTATTCCGTCATTCGTGATGACAAAATGCTTTTTTGTATGGAAAATTGTTTGAACTTGAAACGGGTATAACTTTTGATAGGAATGTCCGTTTGAGACCTATAATATGTCAAAATGGTGGGAGAATTCCCTGGCAAAACTTATGCTACTATAGTACTATATGTATTCTTGTACCATACAttgtaaatttgaataatttggATTTAAATATCAAAAGGATTTagaaatctttcttttttttatcttttatcattgaattaaacttcaataatattttagaaaaaattatcaataacaaaaataatcttatattataatttaaattatttactataaatttaaattatatttatatattaaaatatttatttactatagtaattatataagaataaatatttatattatacaaCATACAACttaaatagtaattaaatttGAGAGATCCGCTTGATTCTCAACGACAAAAAACCGTTATATTCTCTATTCTCTATTCTCATGAAACGCATATCTTTCTcgtattatacatttttttttttgtgtgtaaatatATTACACCTTTATACACCTAATTTGTAACATCTGTCaagatttttactttttacattattgataagcaattatttattaattaattattcaaataaataaaattttactttctataattttattattcaatacTTAAATTTCTTCCGtcaatatctataaataatcaataatataaatatgctaagatttattttttctgattttCAATCTCTTCCTATGAATTtaggttatttttatttatttaccattACTTATTAGTTTCTATATTCCTCctaatcaaatatttttgttcaacgattttattataaatataacatatacaaaatattttctttataaattctaaatttatCTCTATCGGTGTAGTCTAATCGAGTTAAATATCATTAGttcattttgttaaaataaaagtatctgaatgcattttaaaaaaaaattcaatgtgaTGGTTCTTAAATTTTTCAACTACTATATATAAGCTTACAACATTACGTTGTGTGTATGAACTATTAAAAATTGTTGAACCTAAATTGTTCATTATggatattaacaaaaattactCCTTTGTCCTTGTTTGCCTTGTCATTATAACTTAACAAAAGTGAATTTGTTACTAGTTGTTTCAACTTTACTTGATTGAAGATCCCTTATTATGGCACTATTGTCATCACGTCGCTTGGATTTGTTTTGTCGTTTTGTTTATGACCACAAACCAATCCTTGTAAAGGTTTCGATCACCATTATATGTGCATTCATGACTAGGGTTTATATGTTGGCCTTTGTCATGCACATGCATTGTGTTTTCTATGCATGTTTAGGTTACTTTAGTCGTCACTGTTGGTGTAGTACTCTATACTCGAATTTTCATAACTCCTTATAATGAGATCATAAAGATCACATCTCTTGTAAAAATGTAGAAGATATTCAACATATGGAACCAATGGTTTCTAAGTCATGCCTTTCCTATAACACCTTGACCTAGATTAATTTTCACACAAATTCCGGCAAATTAAACTTATCCCTTAATACATCAACAATTCTAACATCAAGATGAATAGGTTTACTCACAATTATAGCTAATGCTAGAAGAATAATCTCTTCATAGTATTTCATTCCTAGGCTAACAAGGGAACATATCCAAACCAATATTTTATCAATATGATCATGTGATGAAACAAATTAATCTAAAACCCAAGTCCTATCTACAAGGTAGTGGTCAAAATTCATCCAAGATTCTTCATCGATgactttatcaatatttttcaaCTAGAACAAATTTGATCTTGTAGTAATCATTGCTTACATATAAAAGACAAAGCCTAGGGTGGTTAAGTGGATAATGTGATCTATGGTGGACCATTTTTTGTATACCGTTGGATTCATCTAGTCTACACATTAATTTGGTGAACTCTTTGCAcaagatttttcttctttctccttctcccttcCTCCTTTTTCCTCTTCGTTTGGAAAGTGTCGTTGCCGTCGTCATTCACCATTGTTGTCCCGTTAAAGCAATGCTTTCCGCTATTGTCACCGTCGCGAGATCTAATTCGGTTTCGTGGTACAGGCACAAGCACCAGGAGCAACTAATGGATCTTCCCTTGCGTCAAGTTTTACCAATTTCTTCAATTGAAGTTCCTCACCTTTTCTCTCTTGATCAACACCCCCCACACGTTAGAGAGAGAAATCTTAGAGATAAAAAAAGCTTACAGTGCCATCAAGTGCGCCTCCGTGGGTCTTGCCTATGTCAATAGCGATTATGGCATAACTTCCAAATGTTTTGGGTGTTTCCAAATAGTGATTTTTCATATTGAATATATCACAACAATATCTCTTAGGTGGAATATGAAATTTGCCACCAAAGCTTCTATTAATAGATTGTCTGTAATTATTAGTTACACTAAATTTGAGGGCAAAGTTGCAAAGTTTCATCATCTTTGCTACAAGCTTCGGAGCTAAGTAAGCTCTTTGGAAATAAATTTTCAGATTTGTTTTCATTCTTGTCTGACAAAATCACAACTGCAAACTTAACCATCTTGGATTTTATCAAACAATGAAATGAAGGAACATCTTTCAGATTATTGGTTATGGAGAGATTATGATGGAATTGAAtcattttttggttttgttgtgGGTTTGCCAAGCATTTCTATTTTCACCAAAGTTgtgatttaatttcaattaattgtTAGGGATTTTGGCCCCTTGGTTACCGAtcagagaaaaggaaaagacatAAGGGAGAGGAAAAAAATCATGTGCAGAGGGTGTACCAAATTAACTTGTGGACTAGATGAATTCAAGGATGTACAAAAATGATCCACCATAGATCACATGACCCACTTATTCACCCTAGGCTTCgttcatataaaatattaataccaTGTAAGGGTCTCCAAAATACCCTTCAAACACTCTCTCATTGTGAGAAAACTGATTCTCATTTCCAAAAGGTTGAAAATCATAGCTTTTCTATGGAGCTAATAATCATTGCAATATGTTATCAACGGTTTAACATATGGGTTTAACCCTATCTTTGTCTTCAAACACTATCTTAAAATGATTGCTACCAATAACTTATTAAGTTAACGTAATCTTGTCATGGCAATGGTCACTTAGAGTCTAGAAATTTATTATGAAAGGATACTTTACGACGGTTAGGGATTTAAACTAAAGAAAAATACATTCTctaagtttatttaattattatttttagatttaaattatttatatttataagtaatttttttgtgtCATTATATTTATAAGTATTATATTCGTACGGAAATTGTTGTTAATAAAGATAGAAAATAGTTAATTAaccttttcataaataaaatattaaatgagaggaaaaaaacataaatgtgGTATAGGTATAACTTGGTTTAATTAAAGAAAGGAACACGGCATATAGCATTGTCCAAGTTCAAGACACTGCTTCAGTTACTGTCTTCATCCTCCATCTTCTTCGTGTTAGGGTTTTCAAAGTTACAGTGATTTCGAGCATCGAACGAACGTCTACTAATGCGTTTTCAGTAACCAAGTCTCGAAGAAGATCGCGATTCCCCCAACGCTTTGTTGCCATAACTCGCGGAATCGACATCATATTTCGACAAAGGTACGATTTTTCGTTCCTTTCCCTCAATCTCATTGCAAACCTAATTGAACCTTAAAAACGTTGTCTTTTCATTCTGGGTCTGTTTAACTTTGCATGCACAGTGGGATTTAGTTTTAGGGTTCCTTGTTTTCTACGGTTCTGAATTTTCATGTGATGATTGCCCCCATTGTTGGTGAATTGTACTGTACATTGAGAATTCGGTGCAATTGGCATGGTTGCAATGTTGAATGATGTTATATTGTTATCATTGTGTTATTTACAGTGGTAATGGCTTATTTGGAGGATGATGGTACTTCTGGCTCTGGTGAAGATGTGCATACGTTGGAGGGACACAAGCGTCACCCTGTTGTTGTGCCGTCTGGTTCCGGTGGCCGGAAGCGAAGCCGAAAGGCTAACGGCGACGCCATCGTGGACGCCATGCTGGAGATTGCTGCTGCTTCAAAGATGAGGGCCAATGCAATTTTGAAGAATGAGGACAGGTTCTCCATAAGCAAGTGCATTAAGGTGTTGGATGAGTTGCAAGGGGTTGATGAACGGCTCTACTTTCTTGCTTTGGATTTGTTTGAGAACAACTCGTGTGCCCGTGAGATTTTCATCTCTCTCAAGGGTGAGAAGAGGTTGCCATGGTTGCAGTGCAAGTTGAGTGTTTCCTCTGGTTGAATTTGCTCGTGGAAATGCTTTTGTACAGTCAAGTGGGTTGAAGAGGGGATGTATATACTTAtagatttgaaattttgaatgctAAATCCCCATTCCCATAGTTTCAAATTTATTGCTGGGATTGCTGTTTTATGCACGATGAGAAATTTGAAATGCTTTCTAAAACTATGAAGCAGATATATCAGAATGACATACAATTTTTTGCAACATTCGTATTCTTAAGTTTATCTGTCTACGATTACTATGATTGCAGCATTATGGGTAGAGGTGCCAATCAGTTTATTCATAAATGCAAAGGAGCTATTCAGTTACTGGCTCTATTATCAGAGAAGTGCAACTGAGAGTTTATGCCATTCATAGATTCAGAAGGAAATAGGCATAGctgcattttttccttttcataattttatctgGGGCAGTTAGCCACCAGTCAATGAACCATCCGAAAATGATTAACTTCCTGATGTTATTGCCTCCTTCGctgaaaaaaattgtgttatcGGTTATGCAATTGAATTGCTACGGCTGTGGCGTAACTTTCTAAATCAGTGGAACGAACTGATGAGAAAAATCATGCGAGTCCGGTAGTGTTGACTTGATTTGGTTTGTTGCGTGGGACTGATGACCTCTTAAAAACCTTGGTGTTTGATGTTTAggtcaacaaaaaatattttgtggcAAGGGTGAAGTTTGTTGTGCACTGCGTATATTTTGTCTAGTCATCTCTCGTTTAAATGTATGTAATTAGAAAGGATGGTTGggttgtatttatattttactagATGATTGATTCGTATTGTCGTGGATGTCTTTTTTGTATCAGCATTACCTTGCAATGGTGTCATGCAATGCCTTCCAAAAGCAACTGGTTGTATCAGGACCCAGGAGGCACAATGGCCTAGTGGAGCTTTTCTCTCTTCGGTTTCAGTAGTGATTTTCGTTGTTCACATTTGAGCCTCGTGTGGCTTTTCATACCATTTAAATAAACGAGGCTCAGCTAGCAATTTGATGTCATTCTAGTAGTTTATAAACTTATTGGATTATGTAGCACTCACGTTGTCATTCGACTCATTCCAATGGGCTACGACTATGATACCTTTCTCCATTTATTAAACGTATGCACCCGATTTCTGTGGTGTCATAAAACCCTTGAACTTTAGACACAGCAAGAGTAACAATTGCAGCCATGAGAGGAAAATTACACGATGTAAgtgatattttattgtttattggaGACCAATATCCAAGCCCCATAAACTATCTTTTGTTACATGAGACAACATCTTTCCAAGTATATCATTTCACCATCTTGCCTAAAAAAACACAAGTGTTTTATAAACTAACTCCTCCATCccccaaaataacaaaaaagttaATTCATTGACAAGAAATGCACTCGTGCCAAGGTATATTCCTTTCCAGCAATCCAAACACCTGTTTGCGACCATTGCACATCTTCCCAGTCCAAATTTTCCTCCAGTAACTGGACAGCAAGTGCAGAATATAAATTATGATACAATTGGAAAGTTTAAATATGCATTCTGCACGTAATTTGAGTAACATTGCAATAATGAATCAGGGAGAAAATTCAAGAGACATTCAAAATGCAAGttgaaaataaatgagaagTGATTTAAAAATACCTCTATATGTTCAATAGGCAAAGGGATGCCAATTGTACGCATCAGTTTCTGTGGCAGAGGCTTCTTACAACGAGACCACCTGAATGCATCAATCATGACATTCTCACAATCATTTTTTTCACCATTTGTAGAATGTGGGTGGTGATTTTGAGACTTTTCTGTGACAGGGTCATGCAACTGGGTTGCTGGTGTAACCTTGACCATCTTCTCTCCAGTAAAACAAAGTTCATATCTACACAGAAATCACTTGTTATTAAAAGAACAGCAGTAGGAAGTTTCTTCTAAACTTCAACAAGATCTCAGACTTTCAAGAAGATCATGGAACAGACCAATAATACTTTTCAAGATCATCATCATGGATTCTTCAAATTCCACAAATTAAAAGGCagactgataaaaaaatgaattatacaTGAAAATAACACTGATAACAgtgaaattttattcaatatatagTAGCATTTTTATAAGCACATTCCTGTTGCACTTGCATGTGACATTTAACAATTAATGGAGTGACAGTTGAAATACAGACACTGATTTAGAACAAGaactttcatataaaaaatacctGGACAAATGTGTCTCCAAATACAAAACTTCTCCCTTCTTCAAACGAGCAGATGTGTAGAGTGGCTTTTTTAAACCCTTGTCCGCGACAGTGCTTATACTATATTTTATCCTGACAATTTAAAGTATTATAATCATGAGTATAGATAGTAGGTTTATAAACTAATCACAGTAATCTGAAAATGTGTTGCATGTCAGGTATCTAATTCAGGAAAAGAAATACAGCAACATAATCCACATTGCATtaccaaaataacaaattagTTTCAATTATTCTTTGCACAAAACACACATTACAATATTAGATCAGTCAActtgtttataaaaatatcagaTTAGTcactttgccaaaaaaaaaacttgcgtACCATGGCTCATTGCAGAGATTGTACTGTATTGTGACTTCTCGAACAAATCTTTGTTGCCGCAATGCATTCTAAAAATAACAGACATCATGGTAATTTCTAGATATAGCAACACAAATCCCAGAGTTCAACATGTGTGGAAAATAAATTCTTGAATACAATAGTTTTTCTTAAGAATAATTATAGAgattaataacataatatatatagcaACCAATAGAAAGCTAACTCCTGAAAGGTGCAACAGAAAACAGATCCAgtgcaaaaaaacaaaaggcagTTTGTGTTTCCCCCAGTTCCCCATTCCCCCCAGTTTCTTGGAGGAAAAAACAATATAT includes these proteins:
- the LOC100818885 gene encoding uncharacterized protein, with the protein product MAYLEDDGTSGSGEDVHTLEGHKRHPVVVPSGSGGRKRSRKANGDAIVDAMLEIAAASKMRANAILKNEDRFSISKCIKVLDELQGVDERLYFLALDLFENNSCAREIFISLKGEKRLPWLQCKLSVSSG